In Leishmania donovani BPK282A1 complete genome, chromosome 28, one DNA window encodes the following:
- a CDS encoding DNA-directed RNA polymerase-like protein: MASFHPRDAFILHQEHIQRMNEGDEVDTSEEQKVQIDLQRITDNESTAVVTFSHEDHTLGNPLRHVLMQNAAVTSAGYAIPHPLEPKMLLHVQASDYAVEAVAKGLERLAEICDDTISSFDNCMVEQHRMAAATQPE; this comes from the coding sequence ATGGCGTCTTTTCACCCTCGCGATGCTTTCATCCTCCACCAGGAGCACATCCAACGCATGAACGAGGGCGATGAGGTGGACACCTCGGAGGAGCAGAAGGTTCAAATTGATCTGCAGCGTATCACTGATAACGAGTCCACTGCTGTGGTAACTTTCTCTCACGAGGATCACACCCTAGGAAACCCCCTGCGGCACGTTCTTATGCAGAACGCCGCCGTGACGAGCGCCGGCTACGCGATTCCCCATCCTCTGGAACCGAAGATGCTCTTGCATGTGCAGGCTTCCGACTACGCTGTAGAGGCCGTAGCCAAGGGTCTGGAGCGTCTTGCGGAAATCTGTGACGACACAATTAGTAGCTTCGACAATTGTATGGTAGAGCAGCATCGCATGGCAGCTGCTACGCAACCAGAGTAG